The Brachyspira hyodysenteriae ATCC 27164 genome includes a window with the following:
- the trpB gene encoding tryptophan synthase subunit beta — MKNSNKGFFGKFGGRFVPEALEKLLIELEEAFLHYINDKEFLSELEELRADFIGRPTPLMYAKNLSEKIGGAKIYVKLEGLAHTGAHKINNSIGQALLAKKMGKKKIIAETGAGQHGLATAAACAKLGLECSIYMGEIDVKRQQPNVASMELYGANVVSVTKGGRGLKDAVDMALEDWVKDLKDTHYLLGSAVGPSPYPDIVRTFQSVIGRELDKQIQEKNLNVKALIACVGGGSNAIGFFEPFIERENPKLIAVEAGGISMNLGENAIRMQNPYAKDVAAQGYMSKFILKENGEISETMSISAGLDYPGVGPQLAYLCESGRIEFTYATDKEAINAVKEFASHEGVIFALESAHAGAKAIEYAKQYSKDDVIIVNMSGRGDKDIFITSPIFRPNKWKEFLKSELERLEKNIDIHKF, encoded by the coding sequence ATGAAAAATAGTAATAAAGGTTTTTTCGGTAAATTCGGAGGAAGATTTGTACCGGAAGCATTGGAAAAATTATTAATTGAATTGGAAGAGGCTTTCTTGCATTATATCAATGATAAAGAATTTCTAAGCGAACTTGAAGAATTAAGAGCTGATTTTATAGGAAGACCTACTCCATTAATGTACGCTAAAAATTTGTCAGAAAAGATTGGAGGGGCTAAGATATATGTAAAATTAGAAGGTCTTGCTCATACAGGTGCACATAAGATTAATAATTCTATAGGGCAGGCATTGCTTGCTAAAAAAATGGGCAAGAAAAAAATTATTGCAGAAACCGGAGCTGGTCAGCATGGACTTGCAACTGCTGCCGCCTGTGCAAAATTAGGACTTGAATGCTCCATTTATATGGGTGAAATCGATGTGAAAAGACAGCAGCCTAATGTGGCTTCTATGGAATTATACGGAGCTAATGTGGTATCCGTTACTAAAGGAGGAAGAGGACTTAAAGATGCTGTTGATATGGCATTGGAAGATTGGGTTAAAGATTTAAAAGATACACATTATTTACTTGGAAGCGCTGTAGGTCCTAGCCCTTATCCTGATATTGTAAGGACTTTTCAATCTGTAATAGGAAGAGAATTAGATAAACAAATACAAGAAAAAAATTTAAATGTTAAAGCCTTGATAGCATGTGTAGGCGGCGGTTCTAATGCTATAGGATTTTTCGAGCCTTTTATAGAAAGAGAAAATCCTAAATTAATAGCTGTAGAAGCAGGCGGAATAAGTATGAATCTAGGAGAGAATGCTATTAGAATGCAAAATCCTTATGCTAAAGATGTTGCAGCTCAGGGATATATGAGTAAATTCATTCTAAAAGAAAATGGTGAAATATCTGAAACTATGTCAATATCTGCTGGATTAGATTATCCTGGAGTTGGTCCTCAGCTTGCATATTTATGTGAATCAGGAAGAATAGAGTTCACTTATGCCACTGATAAAGAAGCAATAAATGCTGTAAAAGAATTTGCTAGTCATGAAGGTGTTATATTTGCATTAGAAAGTGCCCATGCTGGTGCTAAGGCTATAGAATATGCCAAGCAATATAGTAAAGATGATGTTATTATAGTTAATATGTCAGGAAGAGGAGATAAAGATATATTCATAACTTCACCTATATTTAGACCTAATAAATGGAAAGAATTCTTAAAAAGTGAATTAGAAAGATTAGAGAAAAACATAGATATTCACAAATTTTAA
- a CDS encoding FtsW/RodA/SpoVE family cell cycle protein, protein MNDKKELKKLFVFDWKILAAVIFLMVAGAIAVYSSTYSPESGKTSWMFLKFIFFCATGIVLIFISMFINYTKLAEHRMSLYIPMLGILVLVLIPGVGTTVNGSSSWLFGMQPSEFGKIVVIIFLAGYLDQIGDKIKEIKYFALAGLFISIPIGLVLLQPDLGTVLVYCFIVFIMLFVGGVPTRYIIALISIGVIGLSIPMFLEYKRMSDDIDNLLFNFLSQRIYIGYLAGIFLFVSALLLTLNFYMNSKYVGLLSFTFFVLFLCMGAALTFDIGLKEYQKQRLLVFMNPQLTRLSSGYNIIQSLIAVGSGGLFGEGFLNGSQSQLNFIPQQVNDFIFSNICEEWGFIGSSLVVLAYAVIFIRGTMAAYFAKDRLGALIVSGVIAMLLCHVIINIGMVVGMMPITGLTLPFISSGGSSIWTFSISIGLIFNVEARRYVH, encoded by the coding sequence ATGAATGATAAAAAAGAATTAAAGAAATTATTTGTCTTCGATTGGAAAATATTAGCAGCTGTAATATTTTTAATGGTTGCTGGGGCTATTGCGGTATATTCATCAACATATTCCCCTGAATCAGGAAAAACTAGCTGGATGTTCTTAAAGTTTATATTCTTCTGTGCAACTGGTATAGTATTAATATTTATAAGTATGTTTATAAATTATACTAAATTGGCAGAACATAGAATGTCTTTATACATACCTATGTTAGGAATTTTAGTATTAGTATTGATACCAGGAGTAGGAACTACAGTAAACGGCAGCAGCAGCTGGTTATTCGGTATGCAGCCTTCTGAGTTTGGTAAAATAGTTGTTATAATCTTCTTAGCCGGTTATTTAGATCAAATAGGAGATAAAATAAAAGAAATAAAATATTTTGCTTTGGCAGGACTTTTTATTTCAATACCTATAGGTTTAGTATTGCTTCAGCCTGACTTAGGTACAGTGCTTGTATATTGTTTTATAGTATTCATAATGCTTTTTGTGGGCGGTGTTCCTACAAGATATATTATAGCATTAATAAGCATAGGTGTTATAGGACTATCTATACCTATGTTTCTTGAATATAAAAGAATGTCTGATGATATAGATAATCTGCTCTTTAACTTTTTATCTCAAAGAATATACATAGGTTATTTAGCAGGTATATTTTTATTTGTATCTGCCCTACTCCTTACATTGAATTTTTATATGAATAGTAAATATGTAGGATTATTATCATTTACTTTTTTTGTATTATTTTTATGTATGGGAGCAGCATTAACTTTTGATATAGGATTAAAAGAGTATCAGAAGCAAAGATTATTAGTATTTATGAATCCTCAATTAACCAGATTAAGTTCCGGTTATAATATTATACAATCGCTTATAGCTGTTGGAAGCGGAGGATTATTTGGAGAAGGATTTTTGAATGGAAGTCAGTCTCAGTTAAACTTCATTCCGCAGCAGGTAAATGACTTTATATTTTCTAATATATGCGAAGAATGGGGATTTATAGGAAGTTCTCTGGTAGTTTTGGCTTATGCTGTTATATTTATAAGAGGAACAATGGCGGCATATTTTGCTAAAGACAGACTCGGAGCTTTAATAGTATCCGGAGTAATAGCTATGTTATTATGCCATGTTATTATTAATATAGGTATGGTAGTAGGAATGATGCCTATTACAGGATTAACATTGCCTTTTATAAGCAGTGGTGGTTCATCTATATGGACTTTCTCTATATCAATAGGTTTAATATTTAATGTAGAAGCAAGAAGGTATGTTCATTAA
- the gatC gene encoding Asp-tRNA(Asn)/Glu-tRNA(Gln) amidotransferase subunit GatC yields MTTDREELEALLYQTRLRIEENQKDEMLDRLNKDLEFIEGLFEVNVDGIDPLYHVIDLPEYLREDVQGPTLDNEVIMDLCRSGEYGYIVVPAVPAALENSEHQAKKS; encoded by the coding sequence ATGACTACAGACAGAGAAGAATTAGAAGCTCTTTTATATCAAACAAGATTAAGAATAGAAGAAAATCAAAAAGATGAAATGTTAGATAGATTAAATAAAGATTTGGAATTTATAGAAGGATTATTTGAAGTTAATGTTGATGGTATTGATCCTTTATATCATGTTATAGATTTACCTGAATATTTAAGAGAAGATGTTCAAGGTCCTACATTAGATAATGAAGTAATAATGGATTTATGCAGAAGCGGTGAATATGGATATATTGTAGTTCCTGCTGTTCCTGCTGCTTTAGAAAATAGTGAGCACCAAGCTAAAAAATCATAA
- a CDS encoding tetratricopeptide repeat protein produces the protein MLKDKIDSMFIQARFYFNLEKYSSALRIYLKIISYFEKDYKEFDINYRDRYFARSCYKTALTLYYLNRYEESIEYYNKAIEINPIYEKAFINKGIILAKLMAFDEALYAFNMALEINEKSEICYFNIGIIYSKLERYEDALFYFNKALELGYDYACLNVAMVLEKLGRIDEAFTIYDKAVEINKSLEVVYLNKASLLINIKKYKEAIEYLDKALSILDENNSKGDTIVKNKEYIELNVMQNDTIYDRIYFLKSEALIGLEEYDYALTLLLDIKESRNVNIFNIISRFIEYINIEKIINIILNENSFWTETKEEYFNFIVRDIKDTSKLKKLWILQYIFLYLVSVKDDDKINEISHYTGIDVFDDMAFDKRYDKLDNSKYNTYLKKNKLRMTSIKNANDPKEGKILMQLLRNNKLNSKYGNINNFIALQTSFSRCKDSLTMYRLYGKYDNKEGTGCCLVFDKSFFDTSFNNLNSSILFSFSYDKNNYSNIEFYNEQTLPLYFVLYYNSKNNEIIFNPCESDYDNIIIDLNKEYDVWSCKEKVYDNLKNNIGYIFNSIFKIIKKFNSEELSLSYQLLMNIQYLIKDSSFIEEQEMRIIQLVEYGSNPLHIDDNMKRSYKNYLYIFDNKALKEVILAPKVDDADFLVEKFNDRLAKATSIYNSKNMKNKYKVNVYISNSPIS, from the coding sequence ATGCTAAAAGATAAAATAGATAGTATGTTCATTCAGGCAAGATTTTATTTTAATTTAGAAAAATATTCTTCTGCTCTTAGAATATATTTAAAGATAATAAGTTATTTTGAAAAGGATTATAAAGAATTTGATATAAATTATAGAGACAGGTATTTTGCAAGAAGCTGTTATAAAACTGCATTAACATTATATTATTTGAATAGATATGAGGAGTCAATAGAGTATTACAATAAAGCCATAGAAATAAATCCTATATATGAAAAAGCTTTTATAAATAAAGGTATAATATTAGCAAAATTAATGGCTTTTGATGAAGCTTTATATGCTTTTAATATGGCATTAGAAATAAATGAAAAATCTGAGATATGTTATTTTAATATAGGGATTATATATTCAAAATTGGAGAGATATGAAGATGCTTTATTTTATTTTAATAAGGCTTTAGAGTTAGGATATGATTATGCTTGTTTAAATGTTGCTATGGTTTTAGAGAAACTTGGGAGAATAGATGAGGCATTTACAATTTATGATAAGGCTGTTGAAATAAATAAATCTTTGGAAGTGGTATATTTAAATAAAGCTAGTTTACTTATAAATATAAAAAAATACAAAGAGGCTATAGAATATCTTGATAAAGCACTTTCTATTTTAGATGAGAATAATTCAAAAGGCGATACTATTGTCAAAAATAAAGAGTATATAGAATTGAATGTTATGCAAAATGATACAATATATGATAGGATATATTTTTTGAAATCAGAGGCATTGATAGGATTAGAAGAATATGATTATGCTTTAACTTTGCTTTTAGATATTAAAGAATCAAGAAATGTTAATATATTCAATATAATATCAAGATTCATAGAATACATAAATATAGAAAAAATTATTAATATAATATTGAATGAAAATAGTTTTTGGACTGAAACAAAAGAAGAATATTTTAATTTTATAGTGCGTGATATTAAAGATACATCGAAGTTAAAAAAACTTTGGATATTGCAGTATATATTTTTGTATTTGGTTTCTGTTAAAGATGATGATAAAATTAATGAGATATCACATTATACAGGCATAGATGTTTTCGATGATATGGCTTTTGATAAACGATATGATAAATTAGATAATTCAAAATATAATACATATTTGAAAAAAAATAAACTTAGAATGACAAGCATAAAAAATGCAAATGATCCTAAAGAAGGAAAAATATTGATGCAGCTTCTTAGGAATAATAAATTAAATTCAAAATATGGTAATATTAATAATTTTATTGCATTGCAGACATCTTTCAGCAGATGCAAAGATTCTTTAACTATGTACAGATTATATGGTAAATATGATAACAAAGAAGGTACAGGATGCTGCTTGGTATTTGATAAATCATTTTTTGATACATCTTTTAATAATTTAAATAGCAGCATACTATTTTCATTTTCTTATGATAAAAATAATTATTCTAATATAGAATTTTATAATGAACAAACTTTACCTTTATATTTTGTGTTATACTATAATTCTAAGAATAATGAAATAATATTCAATCCTTGTGAATCTGATTATGATAATATTATTATTGATTTAAATAAAGAATATGATGTTTGGAGCTGTAAAGAAAAAGTTTATGATAATTTAAAAAATAATATAGGTTATATATTTAATTCTATTTTTAAAATTATAAAAAAATTTAATTCAGAAGAATTATCATTATCATATCAGCTTCTTATGAATATTCAATATTTAATAAAGGACTCATCTTTTATAGAAGAGCAGGAAATGCGTATAATACAGCTTGTAGAATATGGCAGTAATCCTTTACATATAGATGATAACATGAAACGTTCTTATAAAAACTATCTCTATATATTTGATAATAAGGCATTGAAAGAGGTAATATTGGCACCTAAGGTTGATGATGCTGACTTTTTAGTTGAAAAGTTTAATGACAGACTTGCAAAAGCTACAAGTATATATAATTCAAAAAATATGAAGAATAAATATAAAGTTAATGTTTATATATCTAATTCGCCTATATCTTGA
- a CDS encoding fused response regulator/phosphatase, protein MKNNILTEKILIVDSNIDYAKFLQNFLKESGYLSYIALSYEEAINMSYDKIPDCILVDYMLPNAGACRLSQHIKNDNILKNITILFLTATNSKSEFLKAYECGADGFFLKSLDTDILLSKVKSYIRLKKVIESNIMYMNMLKQDIEYASKLQKSILSYGNTSIPKNDISIFHYAPNEVSGDYSGIKSINDGWYAILLADVSGHGVAASMLTILIKSFFDSHIVTNSHNTSPANFIKELNQFFIEENFDKNLFASVFYATYNNETGELICSSAGSPRPLFKSKDEIEEIDIGGPLIGMTEDIEYTETKIQLNHNDILFIFTDGAYEIFDKDGKMFGDELLKNVFIKHSHKDVNVIKDSIIKELKSFSDNILSDDISMIILRRTN, encoded by the coding sequence ATGAAAAATAATATTTTGACAGAAAAAATTTTAATAGTAGATTCCAATATAGATTATGCTAAATTCCTTCAAAACTTTTTGAAAGAATCAGGATATTTATCATATATAGCCTTATCTTATGAAGAGGCAATTAATATGTCTTATGATAAAATACCCGATTGTATATTGGTAGATTATATGCTTCCTAATGCAGGAGCCTGCAGACTATCTCAGCATATAAAAAATGATAATATATTAAAAAATATCACTATACTTTTTTTAACAGCAACTAACAGTAAATCAGAATTTCTAAAAGCGTATGAATGCGGTGCGGATGGTTTTTTCTTAAAGTCATTAGATACAGATATTCTATTATCAAAGGTAAAATCGTACATAAGATTAAAAAAGGTTATAGAATCTAATATAATGTATATGAATATGCTTAAACAGGATATTGAATATGCATCAAAATTGCAGAAGTCTATACTTTCTTATGGAAATACATCAATACCTAAAAACGATATATCTATTTTTCACTATGCTCCTAATGAAGTTTCCGGAGATTACAGCGGAATAAAAAGTATAAATGATGGTTGGTATGCCATACTTTTAGCAGATGTTTCCGGACATGGTGTGGCTGCTAGTATGCTTACAATATTGATAAAATCTTTTTTTGATTCTCATATTGTAACTAATTCGCATAATACTTCCCCTGCTAATTTCATAAAAGAGTTAAATCAATTCTTTATAGAGGAAAATTTCGATAAAAATCTGTTTGCTTCTGTATTTTATGCTACATATAATAATGAAACAGGTGAATTAATATGTTCTTCTGCCGGATCTCCTAGGCCATTATTCAAATCTAAAGATGAAATAGAAGAGATTGATATAGGCGGCCCTTTAATCGGTATGACAGAAGATATCGAATACACTGAAACAAAAATACAGTTAAATCATAATGATATATTATTTATATTCACAGACGGCGCTTATGAAATCTTTGATAAAGATGGAAAAATGTTCGGAGATGAGCTTTTAAAAAATGTATTTATAAAGCATTCGCATAAAGATGTTAATGTAATAAAAGATAGCATAATAAAAGAATTAAAGTCATTTTCAGACAATATATTATCTGATGATATAAGTATGATAATATTAAGAAGAACTAATTAA
- the lepB gene encoding signal peptidase I, with protein sequence MNYSYDREEIKKEKINALKAVLKPFIFIYYRSNSLLYRVVARLILGFIIAFILFGIFTLFIRIDRMKSSTMMNTIEPNEILVTSKLRYGIALKPFVSSLTGKTIVFSRPKRGDIVFMIDPRTEKEFFLKRFASYFVYFITFGNVNISNTRYLIKRVVGLPNETIEIRNKVVYINGEVLNEPWANVEFDGRILNNEVSTRDNFGPYIIGYNEYFVLSDNRDYGYDSRDFGNVHFSNIDGKVISK encoded by the coding sequence ATGAATTATTCTTATGATAGAGAAGAAATAAAAAAAGAAAAAATTAATGCACTCAAGGCTGTATTAAAACCTTTTATTTTTATATATTATAGGAGCAATAGCCTACTTTATAGAGTAGTTGCTAGATTAATATTAGGATTTATTATTGCTTTTATTTTATTTGGAATTTTTACTTTATTTATAAGAATTGATAGAATGAAAAGCTCTACTATGATGAATACTATAGAGCCTAATGAAATATTAGTAACATCTAAATTAAGATACGGCATAGCATTAAAACCTTTTGTATCATCTCTTACAGGAAAGACTATTGTTTTTTCAAGACCTAAAAGGGGAGATATTGTATTTATGATAGATCCCAGAACTGAAAAAGAATTTTTTCTCAAAAGATTCGCTTCTTATTTTGTTTATTTTATAACTTTTGGAAATGTAAACATATCGAATACTAGATATTTAATAAAGAGGGTTGTCGGACTTCCAAATGAAACAATAGAGATAAGGAATAAGGTTGTTTATATAAATGGAGAAGTTTTGAATGAACCTTGGGCTAATGTAGAGTTCGATGGAAGAATATTGAATAATGAAGTATCTACAAGAGATAATTTTGGTCCTTATATTATAGGCTACAATGAATATTTTGTATTATCAGATAATAGAGATTATGGTTATGACAGCAGAGATTTTGGAAATGTTCATTTCTCTAATATAGATGGAAAAGTTATATCCAAATAA
- the mrdA gene encoding penicillin-binding protein 2, with translation MNFLEIELNKDKKIISEDFKYRKRLIVVFIISILVAALLLIRLFYLQIIQNEHYDSLARNNKEQIIPIDAYRGEIYDRNGIIVAENIKTYTMYMIPVYLPKNYFEREELLYRVSKVFNIDLGHIKSSLEKVSKNSYESVEISENISMSQMSYLAERSEEYPGVYYGSKSIRHYPLGETMTHVLGYIGNISQEEFESKQAEGYRRNSVIGKEGVEQFYDKELRGIDGYEQWIVDSRNRVKETITPAIGKPIPGKKLILSIDSKVQKDAEDLIKGQVGTIIVSKPTTGEILAMVSSPWYDPNIFIGKIDRQKYAELINNPANPFWNKAIRGRYPPGSTFKLVTSVGALAEKRIGVNTTRYCGGGMLLENRFYRCTGQHGYVNMYKAIQFSCNTYFYNLAYELGPNFIKRYAEMLGFGDTTGIDLPGEKVGVVPSADWKRRKIGEYWWDGDTIQYVMGQGYMSATPIAVHMATSAIINDGVMYRPHVVKEIRSSQTDEVIYNNDKVIIKKLDIDKNIFTVVKEGMRMAVTGGTARNGAWSPNIKLAAKTGTAQNAQGKDHTWVTIFGPYNPRPTDDMIAVTVMLEHSGGGGGTTAGPIATAMLRSILGGEDAVEARNVIYARMQYIYQQIRLAREKMRAEAEAQENGETLENIDGEQQKETKTEEDERIKYE, from the coding sequence ATGAATTTTTTAGAAATAGAATTAAACAAAGATAAAAAAATAATAAGCGAAGATTTTAAATATAGAAAAAGATTAATAGTTGTATTTATAATATCAATATTAGTTGCCGCTTTATTATTAATAAGATTATTCTATTTACAAATAATACAAAATGAGCATTATGACAGCTTAGCAAGAAATAACAAAGAACAAATAATACCTATAGATGCCTATAGAGGAGAAATTTACGATAGAAATGGCATTATAGTGGCAGAAAATATAAAAACATACACAATGTACATGATACCGGTATATTTACCTAAGAATTATTTTGAAAGAGAAGAATTATTATACAGAGTATCTAAAGTATTTAATATAGATTTAGGACATATAAAGTCTAGTTTGGAAAAAGTATCAAAAAACAGCTATGAATCAGTAGAAATATCAGAAAATATATCAATGTCTCAAATGAGTTATTTAGCTGAAAGATCTGAAGAATATCCTGGAGTATATTATGGCAGTAAATCTATAAGGCATTATCCTCTTGGCGAAACTATGACGCATGTATTGGGATATATAGGAAACATATCTCAGGAAGAATTTGAAAGCAAACAAGCTGAAGGATATAGAAGAAACAGTGTTATAGGTAAAGAAGGTGTAGAACAATTTTATGATAAAGAGCTTAGAGGTATAGATGGTTATGAGCAATGGATAGTAGACTCAAGAAACAGAGTAAAAGAAACTATAACTCCTGCTATAGGAAAGCCTATACCAGGAAAAAAACTTATATTAAGTATAGATTCTAAAGTACAGAAAGATGCAGAAGATTTAATAAAAGGACAAGTAGGAACTATAATAGTATCAAAACCTACAACAGGTGAAATATTAGCTATGGTTAGTTCTCCTTGGTATGATCCTAATATTTTTATAGGTAAAATAGACAGACAAAAATATGCTGAACTTATTAATAACCCTGCCAATCCATTCTGGAATAAAGCTATAAGAGGAAGATACCCTCCTGGTTCTACATTCAAATTAGTAACTTCTGTAGGAGCATTGGCTGAGAAAAGAATAGGAGTAAATACTACAAGATACTGCGGCGGCGGTATGCTTCTTGAAAATAGATTCTATAGATGTACAGGTCAGCATGGTTATGTAAATATGTATAAAGCTATTCAGTTCTCATGCAATACATATTTCTATAACTTGGCTTATGAATTGGGACCTAACTTCATTAAAAGATATGCTGAAATGTTAGGTTTCGGAGATACTACAGGTATAGATTTACCTGGAGAAAAAGTAGGGGTTGTTCCTAGTGCCGATTGGAAAAGAAGAAAAATCGGAGAGTATTGGTGGGATGGAGACACTATTCAATACGTTATGGGACAAGGATATATGTCTGCTACTCCTATAGCTGTACATATGGCTACTTCAGCTATAATAAATGACGGAGTAATGTACAGACCGCATGTTGTTAAAGAAATAAGAAGTTCTCAAACAGATGAAGTTATATACAATAATGATAAAGTGATAATAAAGAAATTAGATATAGACAAGAATATATTTACAGTAGTTAAAGAAGGTATGAGAATGGCTGTAACAGGAGGTACTGCAAGAAATGGTGCTTGGTCTCCTAATATTAAGTTAGCAGCTAAAACAGGTACAGCACAAAACGCACAAGGTAAAGACCATACTTGGGTTACAATATTTGGACCTTATAATCCTAGACCTACTGATGATATGATAGCAGTTACAGTTATGCTTGAGCATAGCGGCGGCGGCGGCGGTACTACTGCTGGACCTATTGCTACTGCAATGCTTCGTTCTATATTAGGCGGAGAGGATGCTGTAGAGGCTAGAAACGTTATATATGCTAGAATGCAGTATATATATCAGCAGATAAGACTTGCAAGAGAAAAAATGAGAGCAGAGGCAGAAGCTCAGGAAAATGGAGAAACATTAGAAAATATTGACGGAGAACAGCAAAAAGAAACAAAAACTGAAGAAGACGAGAGGATAAAATATGAATGA